ACTTAATGTAAATTTgaagcactttaacatttactTACCATGCTCACACTGGTCTCCGTAAAAGCCTTCAAAGCAAGCACAACTGTGGTTGTTGATGGTTTCTACACACTCTCCATTCTGGCAGGAGTCACTCTTACAGGCAGCTAAGGAAAGAAGCAGTACTTTCTTATAAATTGTATAAAAGATTACTCCTTTCCAAGCTTTTTGGTATTTAAAAGCCACCAAAAAACAACTAAGGCAGCAAAAATTAGCAGCTCTTGTAGAGTCAGAGTCAGGTTTATTAgcaataacttgttttttgttgtattctaaTTTCTAACATTTGCTCACCTGCGTAGCACAGAGCGGTCTTCAGTTTCCCACACCTCTCATCATTCCATTTGCCCGTCTCTTGCGTCCTCTGAATGTACATCTCCACACAGTCTTCATGCGATCCCTTACTCTTTCCATTGTTTGGTTCTCCCTTTGCCCAGTTGGTTGCTTCTTTTGTCAGAGCTTTGTTGGTTCCTACCCAGGTCCAGACAGTGTTGACTTTGCGGATCCCGATCCAGTAGTATGTTTTTTTCCAGGGCAGCCAGCGGTTGAGATGGACGATCTCCTGCTGGTTCTGGATGGCCACCATATCTGTGTAATTTTCCTTGCACCAGGCTCGAGCATCTTGCCAATTCATGGTGTTGTCGGAGTAGAAGTACTCCCAGCACTCAACACTGGACCACATGCACAGCACTGAGGAGGGAGGACAGAGACTCAAGTTAGATGGAAGTGTAATAAGGATGAAtattaaagcagaaaataaaagttgaaaatgGGATTCTGGATGAACATACTTGAACAAAGAAAGGTAAGGCTGATCCATGAGGACTTAGACCCTCGGGTTTGAAGTAATCCAAAGCAGAACTCCTGTAAGGATGAagtaaaaaagataaattagaataaataaatgcattactgACTAAAGACAAAGAATGAAGGCATTTGCACTAAAGAAAACTCTATTTCAGTTCTCACCATTTTAAGTAGTAGTTATGATAACCTTCAGAAGTATTTCTTAAGTCTGAACACTTCTGAGGATGAAATGATTCTGAGTTTTATGAGCTGCAATGCCTGCCTTTTGTACCCTTGATTGGCCTGGTCCCCCTTTTCCTGGAAACCCTCATCACAAGCAGGATTTCAGTGGAAATTCCctactccccctcctcccctccggGGTCCTTTGAAACTTTCCCtatctctcttcctcactctcACACAAGACATTCTTGGCTTCAGAAGACATGTTCTGGCATTATTAGAGACATGCCTTTCTAAACTCACACCTTATATTcactgtaaaatacatttacaataaaaccaaatataatATTCCCTTGTTAATAGCCAATGTTGCAGTTGCACGAGGGAGCCTAAAAATCTAATTTTCTCTAACCAGACTCCACTTTAATACATAAAACTGATGACACGTTGACACAAATAACATGTTcagtgcaggacttttacttttgatggaGTATTTTAGTTGAATCTGTGTTTTCACTTAAAGTATCTTAACTTAATGACTTCAAACGCTCTTACGCACTGATCATTTCCTAATGGGCCTTCTTTGGCACTTAGCACACAGATAGCAAGGATAAAACAAGTGGCATAACGACAAGTGATATGTTCCTGGGGAAGAGATGACAGCGTGCATAACACACACTTAAGTGAAAGGCAAAGCAAAGGAAATTCCAGTTTTCAAAGCTGTGGGCTGATAAGAGTGTCCGAGAGAGATTTAGGGTGCCAACGATATTCCCACATTTTCATCTTGGACAGAAATGCACCTTTTAAATTGTTGCCACCAAATGAAAGAAGAGAAATTAAGTCTTCATGAGTTGATGCTTATTAGTAGTAGCACAAAACAGACCACTCATACACTAGAACATGCTTTTTACacttcaaataaacacattgacATGCCCTCTCAAACGATGTGttctttcaaataataaaaggaggagaaaagacaatgaaatagtagcaaacaaacatttaaaatgatctatTTTATGACTGTCCAGAGACGGGAAGTTTGTGCAGCAGGAGCAGAGGCGCCAGCTggctgtctgtgtttcagtgacaTCCTTCCTCTCCAACCCAGGAGGCAAAGGAGAGCATCCAATGTTGCTTCACACCTTTTTACTCTATGAAAAGAATGCAAActaattcaaacaaaacaacacccAAGAGAGACTCATATTCAGACTTGTTAAGAATATCCTGAAGAGATGCTTATATATGTTTATGCTCTGAAAATGATCTAATTATCAGGTGTGACCCTAGggctttgtgttttgtttttttgtccgGTTGTTAcctgtgtgaatgtgaatcTGTTAATATTagtttctttgtttgctttaataCACCAAGTTGAACATTTGCCAAGATGGCTTAATAGGCGGATTTACAACAATGTCTATAATGTGGACTTTCCATGTATCTTAAAACTGTATAAAACCATCTATTCTTGAAGATAATCATGCATGAAAAAGGTAGGTTAGGGTAAAGCAATTTTAATTACTTCATAAGGACAATATTTCTACAACCATGACATTTTCTGCTACTGTTGAACTAATAGGTCTATGGCATGATGAAACACTATAAATCACAGATGCTAAACATCTGTTTACCTCGATGTCTTCTTTAACCTGATTAAGCAGAAAAGATGAGGTAATGCAACCGTCTGAGCAatttttctataaaataaaagacaacgCATGACGGATTACTGGTTAAAGACAAGAGCATCCTGGAAAACAAAGGTTCAAGCAACTGTGGCAAAAAACAtccaccctaaccctaatacTACATCACTAACACCAGCTCCGACTCTGACCTCTGACATTCTTGACAGACTCCAGCAGAAAATCTTCTCTGGCTACAGGAAATTACAAATCTAATAGAAAGATAAAACAAAGTGACTCCTGGCTGACAAATGAAATAGCCATTACATTGTTGATCCGATAAATATAAGCTGTGGTGTGCTGATACCTTAGTTTTTGGTTTGTGAAGAACTTTTTGTTACCTTTTATGTATATGAAAAGTTGTATAAACTGTACGTTTTCAGTACATTGCACCACTGTTATCTGTAGTAGGTCTCATGGTTTCTGTAGCAGTTCCCTCTTGTCGCCACACGGGGTCGCATGCATTATCCTGCACAGTAATGGGGACAGCTTGCAGgttgtctgtctctttaagacaGGAACTAGATGTCCAGATCCTAATAAAGTAATTCGTGAGGCTGCCCCATGTTGCTGTCTGTCCTCGGTAGACCCTGCACAGTGTGAGACTGTCCCGTGATCTCCGTACAACTACAGCTGCAATGGCAGACGCCCTGGCTAAAATCCCCGTGGTAGAGATTGATCCAGAGGGAACGTTTAAGTACATTCTGCTCACAGTGAAAGTGAAAGATGGCGAATTACATAAAGACGTAGTCCGAGGCACAAAAAGTGCAGAGTATCACAGTAAGTTCATGACCGTAGTTTGCTGCAGAGTGCGTCAGATgggctgcaaataaaaaagctgtgttgctgctgcagaATTTGCAGAATTAACACATTTACTTTAGGTGCAAATAACCTGCACAGACCAGTATTGCAATGCCTGCCAAACAGTATATGTGCATTGCAATACTGAAGCCAACATCCATATAAGTTAACATATGAGACAGAAAAAGCTTCACTGTAAACAATATTGCATCTTTTCATTggtaatttgattattttttttacagatcaTATATTTGAGAAGGTCAATCCAGCTATGGAGGCCTTGGGGATGGAGTGTAAATGCCTTGGAGGAGGGAAGATAGAGCACAACAGCCAAGATAAAAAACTGAGGGTGTTTGGAGAGTCAACCGTAAGTTCATTTAATTGCAAATGCATTAAAAACGTAATCAAATTTACTCCAACTTCTATATTATGTGCTTTTCCTTCATTTCCAGGCATTTGGAAAAGCAGACCATTCTGTGTCTGCGGAGAAGTTGAAGAGTGCCTTCAGCGACTATGAGATCACCTGGTCTGACGACAAGAAATAGAGTAAAGCTGCAACTAACTGTGTTATCAGTTCCAAACCTTCTGTAAAtccatcatttaaataaaacacaccatTCTGCATTtcatagtttgtttttgttctgtgaaAGCACCAAAATGTACTCTTTGATTACAGGTTTTATCCTTTTCATTAGGCACGATGTAAAGGATGAGGCATAAACACACCTATCATGAATCCTTTGGTAATTAAAGtgattcattttccttttagtGACTGATTTAGTTTATCAGAATTTAACGGGCCGGGTGCCAAGCGTGAAGTCCATACAGGAAGGGGTGAGCCAGTTGGAGTCCTGACACATCCTGTTCCACTTTCGGGAAAGTTTGTGGTTTGAAATAAACAAGGCGAGATAAGAGACACTTTCACTTGCACTTGTGGTTATCCACTTTCATGTGGGTGTAAGGCTCAATGCTGATAAATTTACAGAcaataaaagaataataaataaaagctagAGAGAAAACAATCGGAGAAAAGAATTACACAAAAGTTCACAGCTGGATAAAATAGTGCCATAGTTAACAATCACACACACGTTTTCTTCAGCTTTCATCCAATTGAATTTaataactttgatttatttatttctgcattaTTTAAAACCACCTGTGAAACAGAGTAAAGGGATCTATTTTTCCCCAATTCTGGGCTCTGTGCAGTCagagggaaaacaaaacatgtatacaGTGTGCCAAATACATGTATCAGACAGATTTGAGTTTTTGTATGTTAACTCAAAGCAAAATGCATGATTATTCTGTGTGTTGAAGCACTAACCATGCAATACACAAAGGAAATGAGTTGGTCCTCACAGTTGAAAACCATTCAGAtaaaacttttcaaataaaacatttgcacaaAATTATTGTTAACTTATATGTTATTGTAtcatttgctgtttgttttaaataaagtaggTTGATATCTTTTCGCGGATACAAgcagccgaaatgggatttctccgcagggtggctggcacctcccttagggataaggtgagaagttcagtcatccgggagggactcggagtagaaccgctgctccttcgtgttgaaaggagccagttgaggtggttcgggcacctagtgaggatgccacctgggcgcctccctagggaggtgttccaggcacgtccagctgggaagacaccgaggggtagacctaggaccaggtggagggattatatctcttcgctggcctgggaacgccttggaatcccccagtcagaactggttgatgtggccagggaaaggaaagtttggggctctctgctggagctgttacctccgcgaccctgacggaaaagcgggagaagatggatggatggatatctTTTCATATAAACTTCTAGAACAATAAAATTAAACGGTTGGTATGAAGAAGGGTTTTGGGACACAGCTTATGAGTACAGAACCACAGCAGGTATGATCATTACCGTGTTTGCCATCATAGTTTAGCATGTAAGAGTGAGTAAGTTTACATATAAGCACTGAACACAAAGTACAGATGAGACTGATGGGAATGTCTTTAGTTATGCAGGTATTCTGTTAGAAACAGAAAGCATTTTTTGACCCGATGATGGCGCAAGAAAAAGGTTAAAAGGATTAAGAAAGACATTACACATGAGCTGAGGGGGTGGATGAATTTCTGAACCAAATTTGATATCTATCCACATAACGGTTGTTGAGACTTTTCAGGGAAAACCACAAGTACAAAATCACAATGAAACCAGAGGAAAGTAGCAGTATTTTTTATCCGTGAGATAGTTGTTAATACATTTGACAGGATGTTGTAGGGTAAAACCTTTGAACTGCTGTCGGCATCTGAGGGAAAAGTCAGAGGATCACTCAGgcattcatcctctggggaccattaACATATTACACCATTGTCTGGTAATGCTAGAGAATGCATTTAAAGTTGTTGTAGTGCTTAGTTTATGAGGAATCAATCTGTGAAATTGAAAAacaccaggaaaaaaaaaaatcacgcTGGGTTTTCCTAATATGATGGAAACTTTGATCCCTATTTGTGACCCTTCATAAGAAAGAGGTCAGAAATCACAAGTTCCTATCTGTGTTGATAAGCTGCTTACCTTTAGGTTTGTAAATTATACTGTAGGTGTTAATTACAAATGATAACCTTTTATAATAAGATTTTACTAATACTATTACAAGAGTCTACATCCTTTTCCTCTGGGGTTTCCCATATGAGGTTCAGGTTGTTTGCCAGCGGTGGAGCTCATTCTTTCgactgcttttttttcctgctcctgACTCACTAGGTACTTGGTGAGTTGTAAAGGAAACTAAAGGAAGAATGGTACGTAACTTTGATGACTTCATGTACAGAATTAGCTTCTGTCAATTGACTCAAGAGACCTCCATTCACCTTGACCCTCATCACCAGGTTTAACATAGAATCTGATACTCAATACTCTTGCCGGCTACCATTTGACCTccatgaaagaaaaagaaaaagtttccTCCTTCCAGTTTACATTCCCATTCCGGCACACGCTTCCTGTAAAAAGATAACCTCTCTATTATCTATAAACAGGGAGGTCAGCAAGGGAGGAAGAAGATTTCAATTGTTTTAGACTCAAACTCTCCCCTTGGAAAATGGGTTTTACCGTAAATCTTTAATGAGATTTCAGATGAAACACAACTATTACATCCAGTCACATTAGTTATGTTAaggttaaaatgtcaaattatatAATCTTTTTAGCAGCCTTAGTTATAATTTTGCAATCTCACAAAATATAACCCAAATTAATTCTCCAATATGTCCTTTATAATACATCTTTGGTATCGACATGGAAGTTGATTTGAATTTGTAtacattgtaaaataaaaatatgcctAATTTATGGAGGATAATTTAATGTTACACTTTAATTTTTCTTCTAAATTGTCTTACTCCAAAAGCACATACTCTCTCACAGTTGCAGATGCATAGTTGCGCATCATTTTGGAAATAATTGTACAATTGGAGAAGAAAGACAAGACTTCCATAATCATATCAAGTGTCTGTGcttaagtgaaaaaaaaagatctttggGAAGCAAtaaaaaattgagaaaaaagtcagaattctgagattttctggaaaaaaaaatgtccatttgttcagatttttaatttttttcaccTGTGGCCCTTATCCTCTTCCGTATGAAAGCGacacaaatgtaattgtattaatacttgtgttcatttatgttaaaaatacaCTACTAAATTTAGTTTCCGGGGGAAAGAATactatatattttgatattccCTTTTAAGTGTCTGCACACCGCATGCAAAATCCCAATGAACTGTTTGTGTAGAGAGATAAACATGAATGTGGAGTCCCATTTCCTAAACAAGAAGTCAGGGCTTCCTGAGAAAGCAGCTGCTGACACCTCATGCTGTCGGGAAACAAAGGTGCAGCAGAAGCGACCTGCTTTACTTCAGTGCTAAAGATCCTATCAGGGCCCACAGGACAATAGCCCACAGGACACTGATTAACTCCAGACTGCTAATGGTTGATTATCAGCCTTCCCATAACTGATGTGAATATAGTCTAAACATTTCTAAACATCTCAGTCATGATCTACCCGCCTATACATGGTgcttatgtgtttgtttaagtgCTTAGAGTATTGTATGTTGCCAGTAATTCAATTTCCTAACAATGCTTCTCAGAAATTGTGTTATCCAATAATGAACCTTGATGTGATTCTTTTCCTAACTCTCACACAGTTCATCACCAGGTTGCAATGGATAAGCAGGAAGTGAAATTTCTCAATCAAAGATGTGTTTTGCTCACTTTGGGAAGATAGCAACTGCTTTTAAaccaaagagacacaaaacccTTACAGATAACAGATGCATGGTTTTAGACCCAAGGTGGCCATTTGATTATTTGGATTGAGGCAAATAAAAGCCCAAAATGAGGTTATGCTTATCATGTGGCTTTTGGCTCAAATCCTCATGAACAACATAACCAGATCACAGTGTAACATAACGTACTGTAGTTACTTGTTGTTTGAGTCACAGATTTGTAACGGCTCATCGCCTATTATTATTAGGGTGGCCACCCTAGTGGCCGGACAGTCTGGCTTTTCAATGCCCCGTATTTGTCAAgtaggaggacaaatacgcgtccggcttgatgctgcgccggacgcggacagggcattgaaaagccggactgtccggcctaaagccggacgtctggccaccctaatTATTATGTACCTTAAAATCAGGAAAATAATCTGTAAGAGACTATGTTATTGACCATGTTATTAAACTGGATTTGTTGTGAATGGAAGGCATTGTTTTTGTATAGGTCATTACATTTAATGGATTTTAAAGTTCCTTAAACGGatgtgatcatttaaaaaaacaaatatatttacacccacatgaaaaatgtttggaaagTATGAATGACTTTCTAAACCTAAAATGTTCACAGATTTGTTGTTTAAGTACACATTATATTCACATTTCACCTTTTATTTGAAGCTTTATATAGACGGTTGTTATTTCCATCGCTTTCTCGTCATTGCATTTCTCATTGGTTGAAAGTTTTGCGGGGCAACATtttcaaccaatcagagagaggGCAGATGAGCGGCTTTGCTGGCTACGTCACATCCGATTCAAACAACGGCGCGCGCTATGTTTCTGCCTGTTGTCCACAATCAACTCCgttttcttcctgttttctacatttaaaacaaagatgtaacGGTGACGTTTAGAGACACAAACTCGTAGTAGTTAGCTGAATGCTCCCGAACAGAAGATACAGTCTGTCATTCATGGTAAGAAGCTATACGTATTATCTAAATTAAGTATAACCAGGCTTACGTTTAATGTTTAGCGAAACACAGCGTTAAGCTAGCTCTCTTGTTTACACAGTCAGCAACGTCTTGGTCAAAAATACTTTCTTACTTTGAGACATTTTGCGTGACTCATTCGCTGACATTGTTCTCAATTATTATTTCGTCTGTACAGTTCTCCTGACCTAGCTCAGCTGTCACCATGTCCCAGACCAACTCCTCTCTCCTGGACGAGGTGGTGCAGTGGAGTCAGGAAACCTGCCGCCGGGAGCTCAAGTCTGTCCTGCCAAAACTCACCATATCCTCTCAGACATAATTTGTTTTAGTCCTTTGATGCCATGATTCATAGCATCATCCACAAGTGGTTTCATTACGGAAAGTCCAGTGGTATGCACGTCTTGTTTTGAAAtgctattgtttttttgtaaacattatTGTAAAGCATGGAAAAATATGCAATACTTTTGGGATTATAGCTCTGAAATGTTACTCTTTAATGAGGTGGAAGTGCTGTGCCTGTACAGTCTCTGTCCTGTCCgtataaattaaactaaaaccAAAATCTAAAGCCCATTGAAGATGTTAAAGTTTGATAAATATCTGGTTTTGTATGTTTGAGGAAATCAGTGCTCAAGTTTAGGTTTTGCTCAAGCTTAACCATCATCATTTTCAATGTTATTGCAAAACTTATTTCTAATGTACT
This DNA window, taken from Eleginops maclovinus isolate JMC-PN-2008 ecotype Puerto Natales chromosome 9, JC_Emac_rtc_rv5, whole genome shotgun sequence, encodes the following:
- the si:dkey-51e6.1 gene encoding si:dkey-51e6.1 produces the protein MADALAKIPVVEIDPEGTFKYILLTVKVKDGELHKDVVRGTKSAEYHNHIFEKVNPAMEALGMECKCLGGGKIEHNSQDKKLRVFGESTAFGKADHSVSAEKLKSAFSDYEITWSDDKK